The Ornithinimicrobium faecis genome includes a window with the following:
- the allB gene encoding allantoinase AllB → MAERHDLVVCAERVLAEGVSRESDGFVPLEIGIRDGVITTLAPLGAGLAGAQVRTLAADEVLLPGLVDSHVHINEPGRTDWEGFDSATRAAAAGGVTTVIDMPLNSIPPTVTTAALATKIAASDGIRHVDVGFWGGAVPGNTADLAPLHEAGVFGFKSFLLPSGVDEFPALDADELEVDLHELAGLDALMVVHAEDAEVIEHAPPAHGPDYADFLASRPRAAENRAIAVVIEAARRTGARVHILHLSSSDALGLIADARRDGVHLSVETCPHYLTLTAEDVPAGATTYKCCPPIRERANQDLLWAALAEGTIDAVVSDHSPSTADLKQLDTGDFGQAWGGVASLQLGLPVMWTAARERGIGLDQVVRWLSAGPAHVAGLARKGRIAVGADADLVVFAPEQTFVVDPATLEHKNHLTAYAGRTLAGVVRTTVLRGTEVDFRTPRGALLRRGHA, encoded by the coding sequence ATGGCTGAGCGTCATGACCTGGTGGTCTGCGCCGAGCGGGTGCTCGCCGAGGGAGTCTCGCGCGAGAGCGACGGCTTCGTCCCACTGGAGATTGGCATCCGCGACGGCGTGATCACCACGCTGGCCCCGTTGGGGGCAGGTCTCGCTGGCGCTCAGGTCCGCACCCTGGCCGCAGACGAGGTGCTGCTCCCGGGACTGGTGGACTCCCACGTGCACATCAACGAGCCGGGGCGCACCGACTGGGAGGGATTCGACTCCGCGACCCGCGCGGCCGCGGCCGGTGGGGTCACCACGGTCATCGACATGCCCCTGAACTCGATCCCGCCCACGGTCACCACCGCCGCGTTGGCGACGAAGATCGCCGCCAGTGACGGCATACGGCATGTGGACGTGGGCTTCTGGGGCGGAGCGGTGCCCGGCAACACCGCGGACCTGGCGCCGTTGCACGAGGCCGGCGTCTTCGGCTTCAAGTCCTTCCTGCTGCCCTCCGGCGTCGATGAGTTCCCCGCCCTGGACGCCGACGAGCTCGAGGTCGACCTGCACGAGCTCGCCGGCCTCGACGCGCTGATGGTCGTGCACGCGGAGGATGCCGAGGTGATCGAGCATGCCCCGCCCGCACACGGGCCGGACTACGCAGACTTCCTGGCCTCCCGCCCGCGTGCCGCAGAGAACCGCGCCATCGCCGTGGTGATCGAGGCGGCCCGGCGCACCGGTGCTCGGGTGCACATCCTGCACCTGAGCTCCTCGGATGCCCTGGGCCTCATCGCCGACGCCCGGCGCGACGGCGTGCACCTGAGCGTGGAGACCTGCCCGCACTACCTCACCCTCACAGCGGAGGACGTTCCGGCCGGAGCCACCACCTACAAGTGCTGTCCACCCATCCGGGAGCGTGCCAACCAGGACCTCCTGTGGGCGGCGCTCGCCGAGGGCACCATCGATGCTGTCGTGTCCGACCACTCGCCGTCCACCGCGGATCTCAAGCAGTTGGACACCGGCGACTTCGGGCAGGCGTGGGGCGGTGTGGCCTCGCTCCAGCTGGGGCTCCCGGTCATGTGGACGGCTGCCCGCGAGCGGGGCATCGGCCTCGACCAGGTGGTGCGCTGGCTGTCCGCTGGCCCCGCGCATGTTGCGGGCCTTGCGCGCAAGGGCAGGATCGCTGTGGGCGCGGATGCCGACCTGGTCGTCTTTGCACCGGAGCAGACGTTTGTGGTGGATCCGGCCACCCTGGAGCACAAGAACCACCTCACCGCCTACGCCGGCCGCACGCTCGCTGGGGTCGTGCGCACCACTGTGCTGCGCGGCACCGAGGTGGACTTCCGCACACCGCGAGGAGCACTGCTCCGGAGAGGACACGCATGA
- the alc gene encoding allantoicase → MTNHPDRPEDSSDTPEFLTYPDLASRALAGSVVAANDELFAQRENLISAHQPAFDPADFGHKGKVYDGWETRRRRDDGNDWAIVRLGVPGVVHGLVVDTAWFRGNYPPFVSVEAVAMDGYPSVPELLEADWHTLLPRSDARGDAPNYYAVDSDRRWTHVRLSIYPDGGVARFRVHGEAVPDPDFLVGTIDLAAAENGGRLAFASDAFYSSPAAIILPGRARNMGEGWENARRRGPGNDYAIFTLAHRGAIRHVEVDTSYYVGNAPGWVRLSAVDLPSGADLDTGADSGPGWTDLLARTAVQPDTRHRFLVDAAVPATHLRLDVYPDGGLSRLRAWGELSAEDLESARLRYDQTRP, encoded by the coding sequence ATGACCAACCACCCAGACCGGCCCGAGGACTCCTCGGACACACCTGAGTTCCTCACCTATCCCGACCTGGCGTCCCGGGCCCTGGCCGGGTCCGTCGTCGCGGCCAATGACGAGCTGTTCGCCCAGCGGGAAAACCTGATCAGTGCGCACCAACCAGCGTTTGACCCGGCAGACTTCGGCCACAAGGGCAAGGTCTATGACGGGTGGGAGACCCGGCGTCGACGTGACGATGGCAATGACTGGGCCATCGTGCGACTCGGCGTGCCAGGCGTGGTCCATGGCCTGGTCGTGGACACGGCCTGGTTCCGTGGGAACTATCCGCCGTTCGTGTCGGTGGAGGCCGTCGCCATGGACGGCTATCCCAGCGTGCCCGAGCTGCTCGAGGCAGACTGGCACACGCTGCTGCCGCGCAGTGACGCCCGCGGAGACGCCCCGAACTACTACGCGGTGGACTCCGACCGACGCTGGACGCACGTGCGCCTGTCGATCTATCCCGACGGCGGTGTGGCCCGCTTCCGCGTGCACGGTGAGGCCGTCCCGGACCCAGACTTCCTGGTCGGCACCATCGACCTCGCCGCGGCCGAGAACGGCGGTCGTCTCGCCTTCGCGTCGGACGCCTTTTACTCCTCGCCAGCCGCAATCATCCTGCCGGGGCGTGCGCGGAACATGGGGGAGGGGTGGGAAAACGCCCGGCGTCGAGGCCCCGGGAACGACTACGCCATCTTCACGCTCGCCCACCGCGGCGCCATCAGGCACGTTGAGGTGGACACCAGTTACTACGTGGGCAACGCCCCCGGCTGGGTCCGGCTCAGTGCCGTCGATCTTCCCTCCGGCGCGGACCTGGACACCGGTGCTGACTCCGGGCCCGGGTGGACCGACCTGCTCGCCCGGACCGCCGTGCAGCCCGACACCCGGCACCGGTTTCTGGTGGACGCGGCGGTCCCGGCCACGCACCTGCGTCTGGACGTCTATCCAGATGGTGGCCTGAGCCGACTGCGTGCGTGGGGAGAGCTCTCAGCGGAGGACCTGGAGAGCGCCCGCCTGCGCTATGACCAGACACGGCCCTGA
- a CDS encoding long-chain-fatty-acid--CoA ligase, producing the protein MSNLSALLEGSAAQYPTRDALVLGDTRLSYAQVNGAANQVANYLVAQGIGPGDKVALTCPNLPFFPIVYYGILKAGATVVPLNVLLKAREVAYHLADSDAQAYFCFEGTPDLPMAQEGAAAFEQTPGCEHLIVITADPAAPSPVEGASTLGAAMTDQLPTFDTHQASDDDTAVILYTSGTTGQPKGAELTHANMTSNALVGKALFKADAESPDTYLCVLPLFHSFGQTVIQNGAFAFGGTVVLLPRFEAQAALGLMLKEQVTFFAGVPTMYWALLGSLDDSVDVGSIAKNLRVAAAGGSALPGEVHKAFAERFGVTILEGYGLSETSPVASFSVFGEEPRVGSVGVPIPDVQMRLINSDWSEVDRSSDPDAVGEIAIKGPNIMKGYYDRPEATTEAIHDGWFRSGDLGRKDADGYYFIVDRSKDMIIRGGYNVYPREIEEILMTHPAVSLAAVIGVPHESLGEEIKAFVIPEKGAQVTSEELVAWGKEQFAAFKYPRQVEIVPDLPMTATGKILKRELD; encoded by the coding sequence ATGTCGAACCTCTCCGCTCTGCTCGAAGGCTCAGCCGCCCAGTATCCGACCCGTGATGCCCTCGTGCTGGGGGACACCCGCCTCAGTTATGCGCAGGTGAATGGTGCCGCCAATCAGGTGGCGAACTACCTGGTCGCGCAGGGGATCGGCCCCGGGGACAAGGTGGCCCTGACCTGCCCGAACCTGCCGTTCTTTCCGATCGTCTACTACGGCATCCTCAAGGCTGGTGCAACCGTCGTCCCGCTCAACGTCCTGCTCAAGGCGCGGGAGGTGGCCTATCACCTGGCGGACTCGGACGCGCAGGCCTATTTTTGCTTCGAGGGCACCCCGGACCTGCCGATGGCTCAGGAGGGAGCGGCCGCCTTCGAGCAGACCCCGGGCTGTGAGCACCTCATCGTGATCACCGCAGACCCGGCCGCGCCGTCGCCGGTCGAGGGTGCGAGCACCCTGGGCGCCGCGATGACGGATCAGCTCCCGACCTTTGACACCCACCAGGCCTCCGACGACGACACGGCCGTCATCCTCTACACCTCGGGCACGACCGGCCAGCCCAAGGGCGCCGAGCTCACACACGCCAACATGACGTCCAATGCACTGGTCGGCAAGGCCCTCTTCAAAGCGGATGCGGAGAGCCCGGACACCTATCTGTGTGTTCTGCCGTTGTTCCACTCCTTCGGGCAGACCGTCATCCAGAACGGCGCCTTCGCCTTCGGGGGCACCGTCGTGCTGCTCCCGCGCTTCGAGGCGCAGGCGGCGCTCGGGCTCATGCTCAAGGAGCAGGTGACCTTCTTCGCCGGCGTCCCGACGATGTATTGGGCGCTGCTCGGCTCGCTCGACGACTCCGTCGATGTCGGCTCGATCGCCAAGAACCTGCGCGTCGCCGCGGCGGGCGGGTCAGCCCTGCCCGGTGAGGTGCACAAGGCGTTCGCCGAGCGGTTCGGTGTCACGATCCTGGAGGGCTACGGGCTCTCTGAGACCTCGCCGGTCGCCTCCTTCTCCGTCTTCGGCGAGGAACCGCGGGTCGGGTCGGTCGGAGTGCCGATCCCGGACGTGCAGATGCGCCTCATCAACTCCGACTGGTCCGAGGTGGACCGGTCCTCGGACCCGGACGCGGTGGGTGAGATCGCGATCAAGGGGCCGAACATCATGAAGGGTTACTACGACCGCCCTGAGGCAACCACGGAGGCCATCCACGATGGGTGGTTCCGCAGCGGGGACCTGGGCCGCAAGGACGCCGATGGTTACTACTTCATCGTCGACCGGTCCAAGGACATGATCATCCGCGGCGGCTACAACGTCTATCCGCGCGAGATCGAGGAGATTCTGATGACGCACCCGGCCGTCTCGCTGGCGGCAGTGATCGGCGTGCCGCACGAGAGCCTCGGCGAGGAGATCAAGGCGTTCGTAATCCCGGAGAAGGGCGCCCAGGTGACCAGCGAGGAGCTCGTGGCCTGGGGCAAGGAGCAGTTCGCCGCGTTCAAGTATCCGCGCCAGGTCGAGATC